The following proteins come from a genomic window of Doryrhamphus excisus isolate RoL2022-K1 chromosome 12, RoL_Dexc_1.0, whole genome shotgun sequence:
- the irx3a gene encoding iroquois-class homeodomain protein IRX-3a, whose translation MPFSQLGYQYIRPMYPPERQGMAGNARAAAAAAAAAELSPSGALSNVLSSMYGAPFAAPAQGYGAFLPYSNDISIFNQLGAQYELKDSPGVQHAGFAHHHPAFYPYGQYQFGDPSRPKNATRESTSTLKAWLSEHRKNPYPTKGEKIMLAIITKMTLTQVSTWFANARRRLKKENKMTWAPRNRTDEEGNVYPSDHEGEEGDKREDEEEIDLENIDTENIESSKDDLDEQDDLHSELKLDARSDSEGSEGYEDLPEQRFLKAVQSKEHLHQIHHHHHHHNHGSPLELKADKLNSVSVSSPPSENNQAPAQKPKIWSLAETATAPDNPRKSPQMSGGNPAASTAQSLMAPHRLSLSSCPVGKIQTWTNRAFSAHHLALLNSNHHYLQGLSNQAGAACTGLALYGGGRTTEDKGAGVDTAVTGTGPRH comes from the exons ATGCCGTTCTCCCAGCTGGGCTACCAATACATCCGGCCTATGTACCCTCCGGAGCGCCAGGGGATGGCAGGGAACGCCCGGGCcgccgcagcagcagcagccgccgcGGAGCTGAGTCCGTCGGGCGCTCTCTCCAACGTGCTGTCGTCCATGTACGGAGCCCCTTTCGCGGCGCCCGCTCAGGGCTACGGAGCCTTCCTGCCTTATTCCAACGATATCTCCATTTTTAATCAACTG GGTGCCCAGTACGAGCTGAAGGACAGTCCCGGGGTGCAGCACGCCGGCTTCGCTCACCACCACCCGGCTTTCTACCCGTACGGCCAGTACCAGTTCGGCGACCCCTCCAGGCCCAAGAACGCCACCAGGGAGAGCACAAGCACCCTGAAGGCCTGGCTCAGCGAGCACCGCAAGAACCCGTACCCCACCAAGGGAGAGAAGATCATGCTCGCCATCATCACCAAGATGACTCTCACTCAGGTCTCCACCTGGTTCGCTAACGCCCGGAGGAGACTCAAGAAAGAGAACAAGATGACGTGGGCGCCCCGGAACCGCACCGACGAGGAGGGCAACGTCTACCCCAGCGACCACGAAGGCGAGGAAGGCGACAAGagagaggacgaggaggagataGACCTGGAGAACATCGACACGGAGAATATCGAAAGCAGCAAGGACGACCTGGACGAGCAGGACGACCTGCATTCGGAACTCAAACTGGACGCTAGGAGCGACTCTGAGGGTTCGGAGGGTTATGAGGATTTACCCGAGCAGAGGTTTCTCAAGGCGGTGCAAAGCAAAGAGCACCTCCACCaaatccaccaccaccaccaccaccacaaccacGGCTCCCCTTTGGAGCTCAAAGCGGACAAACTCAACTCCGTCTCAGTCAGCTCCCCTCCCTCGGAGAACAACCAAGCCCCGGCTCAGAAACCAAAGATCTGGTCTCTGGCGGAGACTGCAACGGCGCCGGACAACCCTCGCAAATCCCCGCAGATGAGCGGCGGCAACCCCGCGGCCTCTACGGCTCAGAGCCTCATGGCCCCGCACAGACTCTCACTGTCGTCGTGTCCCGTGGGGAAGATCCAGACGTGGACGAACCGAGCCTTCTCGGCGCATCACTTGGCTCTCCTCAACTCCAACCACCACTACCTGCAGGGACTCAGCAACCAGGCCGGCGCCGCTTGTACCGGCCTGGCCCTGTACGGAGGCGGCAGGACAACAGAGGACAAGGGTGCCGGTGTGGACACTGCGGTCACAGGTACTGGCCCACGACACTGA